The Oryctolagus cuniculus chromosome 13, mOryCun1.1, whole genome shotgun sequence sequence GGCCTGCAGCGGCGGCGCGCCGGGCGCCGGGGCCGCGGGCGGCGCGGGgggcgcggcggccgcgggggcggcggcggcggcgggcgcggcggccgGGGGCGGCGCGGGCGCGCGCGGCGACTACGAGGAGCTGGGCGCCGTGGAGCAGCACGTGCGCTACGAGACCACGGGCCCGGCGCTCTGCACCGTGGTCTTCCTGCTCGTCTACTTCTTCGGCATGGCCAGCTCCATCTGGTGGGTCATCCTGTCGCTCACCTGGTTCCTGGCGGCCGGCATGAAGTGGGGCAACGAGGCCATCGCCGGCTACTCGCAGTACTTCCACCTGGCCGCGTGGCTCGTGCCCAGCGTCAAGTCCATCGCCGTGCTGGCGCTCAGCTCGGTGGACGGCGACCCGGTGGCGGGCATCTGCTACGTGGGCAACCAGAGCCTGGACAACCTGCGTGGCTTCGTGCTGGCGCCGCTGGTCATCTACCTCTTCATCGGCACCATGTTCCTGCTGGCCGGCTTCGTGTCGCTGTTCCGCATCCGCTCGGTCATCAAGCAGCAGGGCGGCCCCACCAAGACGCACAAGCTGGAGAAGCTCATGATCCGCCTGGGGCTCTTCACGGTGCTCTACACCGTGCCCGCCGCCGTCGTGGTCGCCTGCCTCTTCTACGAGCAGCACAACCGGCCGCGCTGGGAGGCCACGCACAACTGCCCCTGCCTGCGGGACCTGCAGCCCGACCAGGCGCGCAGGCCCGACTACGCCGTCTTCATGCTCAAGTACTTCATGTGCCTGGTGGTGGGCATCACTTCCGGGGTGTGGATCTGGTCCGGGAAGACGCTCGAGTCCTGGCGCGCGCTCTGCACGCGCTGCTGCTGGGCCAGCAAGGGcacggcgggcggcggcggcggcggcggcggctcgggcGCGCAGGGGCGCGGCGGCCCggggggcggcggcgcgggcgcggggccCGGCGGCGGAGGGGGCTCGCTCTACAGCGACGTCAGCACCGGCCTGACCTGGCGCTCGGGCACGGCCAGCTCGGGGTCCTATCCGAAGCAGATGCCCCTGTCCCAGGTCTGAACGCGGGGGgcgcgtgcgtgcgtgcgcgcgcgcgcgcgcgggattcccacccaccccacccccttccccgtGGTGTTGACTGCTATTAGCATGATAATGAACTCTTAATGGTATCCATTAGCTGGGACTTAAAGGACTCCCTTAGAACAAAGTAGCTGGCATGGAAGCCCCCCGGGAGCCGGCCCCCTCCTCCCGCGCCGGGCGCTCCTGCCGCGCGGGCCCGGCTGGGTGGACTCCGCCGGGCTTTCCGGAGCCCCCTCGCCGCGTGCCCCTCGCCGACCTGGAAGCTAGCGCTCCACGATGCCGCCCGGAGACCCCCTGTGTTGTGCGTCCACTCTGGAGCGAGGGGCGAGCCGACTGCGGCCGTCCGGGGCTGCACGGTTTGGGTCAATCTTTCCTGACCGGGCACATGCCTTAAATAAGCAAGCAAGAAATGTCTTAATCACCCAATCCAAGTAAATACGGGTTTCTGACGTTAGAGgatgtatttatataattatttgttacattgtaaaaagcaaaaacaaaaaacaaaaacgtgTACCATATGTATATATCCAAAGATATACAACGTgtacattttttttgtaaaaagtgTAGAGGCGACCCCTGTAAGAACAAATATAAGTATTCTATTTTGTCAATAAAACGACTTTTGATAAATGATCGGAAGCTTCGCCGGCTCTCCCTGCGTCTTCtgagctgctgctgccttccagagggCTTGGCCAGCTTGGCCAGGACCAGGAGCCGGAAAGGGACTTTCCCTGGGGACCTTGGCAGTGGGGGGAAGGTACCGGCAAACGCGCTGGTTCTACCGCCGTCCAGGTCCTTGTGGGACTGACAGCAGAGTGGAGATCTTGGATCCAGCTCGCACCTGAGTGGGTGAGCCGGACGCTTCGCAAGGCAGCAgccccctgggcctgggccccgcCATTCCCCCGTGTCGTGCCCGCCAAGGTCTCCAGAGCCCACCTGGGCTCTCTGGCGTCTGGAGTCCGCAGAGCCCCTGGTGGTGCGGTCACTGCACGTGCTGCTGGGACGTCCAGGTGCGCTGTTAAAGCTCAGGGCGCTCTTGGCCGTGGGACTCACTGGACAGCCTGGTCGCGAGCAGGGGAGGGCTCAAGAATGGATTCTTCTCATGGGTTAACATCTTAATAATCATCCCTGCTTGTGTGTCCCAAATGTGCTGCCTTCtctggaggagaaaagaaaacctgttatCCCTCTGTCAAGACTAAGCTAATGTATTGAAGCAGAAGGctgctgcattagcagaaagcttcgGCAATGGTGGCGCTCCCTACCTGTCTGTCCAGTGGTTCTGCACACCATCCCTTCAAGAGGAGCCGGATGAATAGGGTTAATCTGTAGGGAACTTGGTCCTTTGAGTTGGAAAAACTTTGATCTTCGAAGGCGTTTGTAAAGGCCGCACTGTTCCGTCCTTGCAGCCGGCTCCATTGGCCACCACGGAGCCTGAGCGCTCGGCCATTGAAGGGATGTGGgacttttactttaaaaaggagagggagCCAGGGGCCGGGAACACTTGTAACAGTCAGTGGGGACCGGGAGCACAAGTGCGCTCCGCCTTTTAAACAGCCATTCCCGGTATTGTTGGCCAGCCCGCAGGCTGCGAGCCTGCGCTGCGGCGTTGCTGAATGCCCTACAGGTGGTCTCGG is a genomic window containing:
- the FZD8 gene encoding frizzled-8 gives rise to the protein MEWGYLLEVTSLLAALALLQRSSGAAAASAKELACQEITVPLCRGIGYNYTYMPNQFNHDTQDEAGLEVHQFWPLVEIQCSPDLKFFLCSMYTPICLEDYKKPLPPCRAVCERAKAGCAPLMRQYGFAWPDRMRCDRLPEQGQPDTLCMDYNRTDLTTAAPGPPRRAPPPPPPPPPGEQPPAGSGHGRAPGARPPHRGRGGGGDAAAAAPARGGGKARPPGGGGGAAPCEAGCQCRAPMVSVSSERHPLYNRVKTGQIANCALPCHNPFFSQDERAFTVFWIGLWSVLCFVSTFATVSTFLIDMERFKYPERPIIFLSACYLFVSVGYLVRLVAGHEKVACSGGAPGAGAAGGAGGAAAAGAAAAAGAAAGGGAGARGDYEELGAVEQHVRYETTGPALCTVVFLLVYFFGMASSIWWVILSLTWFLAAGMKWGNEAIAGYSQYFHLAAWLVPSVKSIAVLALSSVDGDPVAGICYVGNQSLDNLRGFVLAPLVIYLFIGTMFLLAGFVSLFRIRSVIKQQGGPTKTHKLEKLMIRLGLFTVLYTVPAAVVVACLFYEQHNRPRWEATHNCPCLRDLQPDQARRPDYAVFMLKYFMCLVVGITSGVWIWSGKTLESWRALCTRCCWASKGTAGGGGGGGGSGAQGRGGPGGGGAGAGPGGGGGSLYSDVSTGLTWRSGTASSGSYPKQMPLSQV